In Flavobacteriales bacterium, the following proteins share a genomic window:
- a CDS encoding polyprenol monophosphomannose synthase, protein MTNALVTIPTYNEADNIRTIIAAVFGLDKGYHMLIVDDGSPDGTGDIVEELQDTYPDKLHLIRRTGKNGLGTAYLAAFRWALERDYTHVFEMDADFSHDPKDLPRLLEACTDKGADVAIGSRYVKGVNVVNWPMSRVLLSYFASKYVRFVTGLPVADSTAGFKCYRREVLETVKLNKIRFVGYAFQIEMKFTAWKCGFEIAEVPVIFTERKFGESKMSSGIFTEAIFGVISMKTGSWFKKYPQKK, encoded by the coding sequence CAATGAGGCGGATAATATTCGCACCATCATTGCAGCTGTTTTTGGACTCGATAAAGGGTATCACATGCTGATCGTAGACGATGGTTCACCGGACGGAACCGGAGATATCGTCGAGGAATTGCAAGATACTTACCCCGATAAGCTACACCTAATACGCAGAACGGGTAAAAATGGTTTGGGAACGGCCTATTTGGCGGCATTTCGATGGGCTTTGGAGCGCGATTACACACATGTCTTTGAGATGGACGCCGATTTTTCACACGATCCCAAGGACCTTCCTCGCCTGCTCGAAGCGTGCACCGATAAAGGTGCAGATGTTGCTATTGGTTCGCGTTATGTAAAAGGGGTGAATGTTGTGAACTGGCCCATGAGTCGCGTATTGCTTTCTTACTTCGCATCGAAATACGTACGCTTCGTTACTGGTTTGCCCGTGGCAGATAGCACGGCCGGATTCAAATGCTACCGGCGGGAAGTCCTAGAGACGGTGAAGCTGAATAAAATTCGATTCGTAGGTTATGCTTTCCAGATCGAAATGAAGTTCACAGCATGGAAATGTGGGTTTGAGATCGCCGAAGTTCCGGTCATATTCACGGAACGTAAATTCGGAGAATCAAAAATGAGCAGTGGAATTTTCACCGAAGCTATCTTCGGTGTAATTTCGATGAAGACCGGGAGTTGGTTTAAAAAGTACCCGCAGAAAAAGTAA